In Coffea eugenioides isolate CCC68of chromosome 4, Ceug_1.0, whole genome shotgun sequence, the genomic stretch AACATGTCAAGATTTTTTCGATCAATTGCTTGAGAAAAGGAGAGATCACATCAGAACAAGTCAAAGCATCAAGAGATCGAACCACACCTTTTCGAACAAGAAAAGTGAAAGCTGAAGATACCCCTTTGACAATTACATCTTTTCTTCCAATGTCATAGTTTTCCACCAGCATCAAGAGAAATTCTAGAAGAGCATGAGTTATGTCAACATAACTAGGAATGGAATGTATCATTAGCAATATCCCAGGCTCAATGTTCATTATATTATCTACCTTCTCATCAAAGAAAAGCCAATCATAGAATAAGGCAAGCTTAACATTTGCTTCGACATAATTCCTTTGGGAAGATTTTAGCAACCAGCCTATGACAGCCCACCTAGGGATGATGTCTGACTGGATAATCTCATTAGGTGGATGATGTCCGCAGCAAATAAACCTAACAATGTCAGTTAGAAGAGTCTCCATCTTGGGGACACCAAGAAACTTCTTTGCAAACCAAACTTGGTACCTCTTTTGATTTCCCAATTTAACATGCATTAGCAAGAACCTCAACTGGTTCTCCATCTCAGGAGTTATCCGCAGCAGAAAATACCTACTGGAAGTCCTTGAAAGGTAGAGCTGTGAGATATCTAAAAATGCAGCATTCTGAAACACACTAGGGTTCAATAACAAGTCTTTCCAAAGTGAGCGAAACTCAGGTACATGAACCAAGTCCTGTAAAATCCGAACAAGATCTCTTCCAATCTTCAAACACAAACCAAATTTCTCCCTTAACATCCTAATGtaaaaatcaatttcaaaccTCTTCAAGGTTTCAACTTTTGAGTCATTTGGCAACCTACAATGATCAGCCAATAAACGAAGAAACACATATAAAGCACTGGTCAAAACTAGAGGTCTATCCTCCAACAAACGATCTCATTTGTCCCTAAAGAGACTAACCATCTCAAAACACAACCACAAATTTCCTCCGCTAAAGTCACCACCAACAATTTGCCTCAAAAGGGCCACCAATAAACCATCAAATCCTACTCCCAACACATTCACCATTTCACGCGTCACCCAAATCAACTGAGTTTTCACCGAATCAACGAGTTTGGCATACAACTCATTAACAATCTTGATAA encodes the following:
- the LOC113768327 gene encoding LOW QUALITY PROTEIN: integrator complex subunit 3-like (The sequence of the model RefSeq protein was modified relative to this genomic sequence to represent the inferred CDS: inserted 2 bases in 1 codon; substituted 1 base at 1 genomic stop codon); the encoded protein is MHSKLTKNAIFEADNSLEVSLREAFQLLEPQLRXPFPLKLPTQEEYFNLNKAILCGILCEPQMARVHMKHLHAIVTDGYTYFISMLIKIVNELYAKLVDSVKTQLIWVTREMVNVLGVGFDGLLVALLRQIVGGDFSGGNLWLCFEMVSLFRDKXDRLLEDRPLVLTSALYVFLRLLADHCRLPNDSKVETLKRFEIDFYIRMLREKFGLCLKIGRDLVRILQDLVHVPEFRSLWKDLLLNPSVFQNAAFLDISQLYLSRTSSRYFLLRITPEMENQLRFLLMHVKLGNQKRYQVWFAKKFLGVPKMETLLTDIVRFICCGHHPPNEIIQSDIIPRWAVIGWLLKSSQRNYVEANVKLALFYDWLFFDEKVDNIMNIEPGILLMIHSIPSYVDITHALLEFLLMLVENYDIGRKDVIVKGVSSAFTFLVRKGVVRSLDALTCSDVISPFLKQLIEKILTC